A section of the Streptomyces sp. NBC_00178 genome encodes:
- a CDS encoding DUF402 domain-containing protein, translating into MSAASADPATALTVTLVKAGRTKIRYPARRVRDDGDRITVRAPWAASGVRDFGFVRFEPGDVFTEHYWRDRWYAVKEVRTGGGELKGWYCDITRPAVLRGDELVVEDLDLDLWVSADGATVLRLDEDEFDRSGLAGRDPQAAGAAVRALDELDHLARTGGLAGLLG; encoded by the coding sequence ATGTCCGCAGCATCGGCTGACCCCGCGACGGCACTGACGGTGACGCTGGTCAAGGCGGGCCGCACCAAGATCCGGTATCCGGCGCGGCGGGTCCGTGACGACGGGGACCGGATCACGGTCCGTGCGCCGTGGGCGGCCTCGGGGGTACGGGACTTCGGCTTCGTGCGCTTCGAGCCGGGGGACGTCTTCACCGAACACTACTGGCGCGACCGGTGGTACGCGGTCAAGGAGGTGCGCACCGGCGGCGGGGAGCTCAAGGGCTGGTACTGCGACATCACCAGGCCCGCCGTGCTGCGGGGCGACGAGCTCGTGGTCGAGGACCTGGACCTCGACCTGTGGGTGTCCGCGGACGGCGCCACCGTGCTCCGGCTGGACGAGGACGAGTTCGACCGGAGCGGTCTCGCCGGCCGGGACCCGCAGGCGGCCGGCGCGGCCGTCCGGGCTCTGGACGAGCTGGACCACCTGGCCCGGACCGGGGGCCTGGCGGGTCTCCTCGGCTGA
- a CDS encoding alkaline phosphatase D family protein has protein sequence MVAPSVSRRQMFGFGGATAVALMLGTGAWETQSAFAAPPLKGDPFTLGVASGDPTSDGFVLWTRLAPDPFAQDGLGGMPATRVRVQYEVALDELFRRVVRRGSVLASPELAHSVHPEVHGLAPDRTYWFRFKAGSSISPVGRTRTTPAPSASPRELKFAFASCQAWQDGYFTAYHHMAQEDLDLVVHLGDYLYEYGVGTNKRGVVTDPRFHTETLDLARYRLQYGLYKSEAPLREAHAAFPWIMTFDDHEVENNWADETSENDEDPAGFLLRRAAAFQALYEHAPLRRAQLPKGPDVQMYRRLPYGRLADFTMLDTRQYRDDQACGDGSSADCAERFDKHRTLLGPRQRAWVLAGFSRSPARWQILGNQAPMGQTDQDPGPGTTVWTDPWDGYVAERNRLLAHADNRGVRNLVVITGDRHQNYAWDLKRDYSDPESRTVGSEFVGTSITSGGDGADMTAQGRTFLAANPHMKFFNSQRGYVRVTVEPDRWTSDYRVLPFVTKPDAPISTRASVVVEDGLPGVQV, from the coding sequence GTGGTCGCACCATCCGTGTCCCGCAGGCAGATGTTCGGATTCGGCGGCGCGACAGCTGTCGCGCTGATGCTCGGGACGGGGGCGTGGGAGACGCAGTCCGCGTTCGCCGCGCCCCCGCTGAAGGGGGACCCGTTCACCCTGGGGGTCGCCTCGGGCGACCCGACGTCGGACGGCTTCGTGCTGTGGACCCGTCTGGCCCCCGACCCCTTCGCCCAGGACGGGCTCGGCGGCATGCCCGCGACACGGGTCCGCGTCCAGTACGAGGTGGCGCTCGACGAGCTCTTCCGCCGGGTCGTACGCCGGGGCAGCGTCCTCGCGAGCCCCGAACTGGCCCACTCCGTCCATCCCGAGGTGCACGGTCTGGCCCCCGACCGCACCTACTGGTTCCGCTTCAAGGCCGGTTCCTCCATCTCGCCGGTGGGGCGTACGCGCACCACTCCCGCCCCCTCCGCCTCACCGCGCGAGCTGAAGTTCGCCTTCGCGTCCTGCCAGGCCTGGCAGGACGGCTACTTCACGGCGTACCACCACATGGCGCAGGAGGACCTCGACCTGGTGGTGCACCTCGGCGACTACCTCTACGAGTACGGGGTCGGCACGAACAAGCGTGGCGTCGTCACCGACCCGAGGTTCCACACGGAGACCCTCGACCTCGCGCGCTACCGCCTCCAGTACGGCCTCTACAAGTCCGAGGCCCCGCTGCGCGAGGCGCACGCCGCCTTCCCGTGGATCATGACGTTCGACGACCACGAGGTGGAGAACAACTGGGCGGACGAGACGTCGGAGAACGACGAGGACCCCGCCGGTTTCCTGCTGCGCCGCGCCGCCGCGTTCCAGGCGCTGTACGAACACGCGCCGCTGCGCCGCGCGCAGTTGCCGAAGGGTCCCGACGTACAGATGTACCGGCGGCTCCCCTACGGCCGGCTCGCCGACTTCACGATGCTGGACACCCGGCAGTACCGGGACGACCAGGCGTGCGGCGACGGTTCATCGGCCGACTGCGCGGAGCGCTTCGACAAGCACCGCACCCTGCTCGGCCCCCGTCAGCGGGCCTGGGTCCTCGCGGGCTTCAGCCGCTCGCCCGCCCGCTGGCAGATCCTCGGCAACCAGGCGCCGATGGGCCAGACCGACCAGGACCCGGGCCCCGGCACGACCGTCTGGACGGACCCGTGGGACGGCTACGTCGCCGAGCGCAACCGGCTCCTGGCGCACGCGGACAACCGGGGCGTGCGCAATCTCGTCGTCATCACGGGCGACCGGCACCAGAACTACGCGTGGGACCTGAAGCGCGACTACTCCGACCCGGAGTCGCGGACGGTGGGTTCGGAGTTCGTGGGGACGTCGATCACCAGCGGTGGCGACGGCGCCGACATGACAGCCCAGGGCCGGACGTTCCTCGCGGCGAACCCGCACATGAAGTTCTTCAACAGCCAGCGCGGCTACGTCCGTGTGACGGTCGAGCCGGACCGCTGGACGAGCGACTACCGGGTCCTGCCCTTCGTGACGAAGCCGGACGCGCCGATCAGCACACGCGCGAGCGTCGTGGTGGAGGACGGCCTGCCCGGGGTGCAGGTCTGA
- a CDS encoding trifunctional class I SAM-dependent methyltransferase/NUDIX hydrolase/VOC family protein has protein sequence MTTIDWDAAADSFDEEPDHGLLDPAVRNAWAQRMETWLPTTRSEVLDLGCGTGSLALLVAGQGHRVTAVDRSTRMVEQARAKLAGTGSEVLTGDAGLPPVGNRRFDVILARHVVWLMPDPEAVLRHWFSLLRPGGRLVLIEGVWNGVGLSADRLTALLGRHTESVHHEPLAGDARLWGKEVDDERYALVARLEPPRRHREVVDVHLILRRGPDVLLARRAGTGYADGLLHAPSGHAEDGEDVREAVIREAAEEIGVVLDPDELRTALVMQHKGPGGNPRMGWFFEARYDPGRPPRNAEPDKCSELTWYPLDALPDDMVAYCRAGLDGYRAGERFLIHWHEDGDPVAYAPEAPGRAVSLPATADPAGGVHHIELWVPDLAEAESEWGWLLGELGHVPYQRWAHGRSWRRGDGYVVVEQSPDLTGDTHDRLRPGLNHLAFHVRDRETLDALVRRAPGHGWRPLPPGTGGRGHHAAYLENAAGYEVELVAP, from the coding sequence ATGACCACGATCGACTGGGACGCCGCCGCCGACTCCTTCGACGAGGAACCCGACCACGGGCTCCTGGACCCGGCGGTCCGCAACGCCTGGGCGCAGCGGATGGAGACCTGGCTGCCCACCACGCGCTCCGAGGTGCTCGATCTCGGATGCGGCACGGGCAGTCTCGCCCTCCTCGTCGCGGGGCAGGGCCACCGGGTGACCGCCGTCGACCGGTCGACGCGCATGGTGGAGCAGGCGCGGGCCAAGCTGGCCGGCACCGGCAGCGAGGTCCTGACCGGGGACGCGGGCCTCCCCCCGGTGGGCAACCGGCGCTTCGACGTGATCCTCGCCCGCCACGTGGTCTGGCTGATGCCCGATCCCGAGGCGGTCCTGCGGCACTGGTTCTCGCTGCTGCGGCCGGGCGGGCGGCTGGTGCTGATCGAAGGGGTGTGGAACGGGGTGGGTCTCTCCGCCGACCGGCTCACCGCGCTGCTCGGCCGCCACACCGAGAGCGTCCACCACGAACCGCTCGCGGGCGACGCCCGGCTCTGGGGCAAGGAGGTCGACGACGAGCGGTACGCCCTGGTGGCCCGCCTCGAACCGCCCCGCCGGCACCGCGAGGTCGTCGACGTGCACCTGATCCTGCGCCGGGGCCCGGACGTCCTGCTCGCCCGGCGGGCCGGCACGGGTTACGCCGACGGGCTGCTGCACGCCCCCTCAGGTCACGCCGAGGACGGCGAGGACGTCCGGGAGGCGGTGATCCGGGAGGCCGCCGAGGAGATCGGCGTCGTCCTGGACCCGGACGAACTCCGGACGGCGCTGGTCATGCAGCACAAGGGCCCGGGCGGGAATCCGCGGATGGGCTGGTTCTTCGAGGCGCGCTACGACCCCGGGCGTCCGCCCCGCAACGCCGAACCGGACAAGTGCTCCGAACTCACCTGGTACCCGCTGGACGCCCTGCCGGACGACATGGTCGCCTACTGCCGGGCGGGGCTCGACGGTTACCGCGCGGGGGAGCGCTTCCTCATCCACTGGCACGAGGACGGCGACCCGGTGGCGTACGCACCGGAGGCCCCCGGCCGTGCCGTGTCGCTGCCCGCGACGGCCGACCCCGCCGGCGGGGTCCATCACATCGAGCTGTGGGTGCCCGACCTGGCGGAGGCGGAGTCGGAATGGGGCTGGCTGCTGGGGGAGCTGGGCCACGTCCCGTACCAGCGCTGGGCGCACGGCCGAAGCTGGCGGCGCGGTGACGGTTACGTGGTGGTCGAGCAGTCCCCGGACCTGACCGGTGACACGCACGACAGGCTGCGCCCGGGCCTCAACCACCTCGCGTTCCACGTCCGGGACCGCGAGACGCTCGACGCCCTGGTCCGCCGCGCGCCCGGCCACGGCTGGCGGCCGCTCCCCCCGGGGACCGGAGGCCGCGGGCACCACGCTGCGTACCTGGAGAACGCGGCGGGTTACGAGGTGGAGCTGGTGGCCCCCTGA